The window CCAGTACAACTGTAAAGTCTTCTTTAACTCTTGAACCGTTCCCAGCAGTTTTCTTCTTATACTTTTGCTTAGCCTTTAACAGTTCAACTGTGCATTCTTCTATTTCTTCAGAGCGATAAGAACGACGGATTCTCAAGGCCATCATCAGATCTCATCATCTCTCGTGATTCCGGTGAAACCTTCACTGTTCTTACTTCATCTATATTGCTTTCTCAGTTTGATTTGTTTCCTCTTTTCTTCTCCTAACCCTACGTATTCTTTCTATATGCAGAATACCGCAACAACACATGGCTTCAAAGATCGTCTTACTCTTGGTGCTTGTCTTTGATCTAATTGCGTTTGCGCTTGCGGTTGCCGCCGAACAGAGGAGAACTAAAGTAAGTACTTCTTCTCTTCCTTTATTTTCTTATGCTTTCATGTTTTCCTCTCGATTTTACGGAATTTGATCTCGATCAATCTTCCTTATCATGAATATTGTTTACTCTGTGCAAAATTGGTACATAGCTTTCGAGTTTTCTATGTTGTAGTCGAGTGTTCGTAGTTGGATTCCAATTCTATTTGAAACGAATCGTCGGAGAGATGCATGCAATCAAGAGATTTGCATCGTTTACTAGTTTGAAATTTAAGATTTATGCCTAATTTGTTGCAAAGATATTCATTAttaacctaaacctaaacctaaatgAAGTTTCTATGAATACATCATCTGTTGAGATTCATCAGATCACAATAGCCAAGTCTTATGTAGTCCTTTACACTATTAAGTTTGTTTTCATCATTTCTATTATCAAGATTCAAGCAATATACTTATTTCCTTACAGGCAACAATAAGGCAAATGACTGATGGCAGTAACTATTGTTCGTATACTTCCGACATTTCAACTGGCTTGGGCGTGACATCTTTGCTATTCCTTTTAGCAAGTCAGATTATCATAATGGCTGCTAGCCGATGTTTATGCTTTGGAAGGGGTCTCAGGCCTGGATCTTCGAGAAATTTGGCAATAGATTCATCACTTGCTGGTATGGTACATATCATGTATAGATTATTGTTTTGATGAAATTCCATTTTTGCAATAATAGAACaaagattttgaaatgaaatgtaGGGTAGCGTTTATAATTGCGGAGATTTGCCTTTTGGCTGGATCGGTAAGGAATGCATATCACACCAAGTACAGGACTAAGATAGCGACTGATCTTTCTTGCGAGAGATTGAGAAGGGGAGTGTTTGGAGCTGCGGCTGCTTTCATTGTATTAACCGGAATATTATCTGAAGTCTATTATGTTAACTATGCCAAGTCACACGACAGTTCTCTACCGCCTCCTAGGGACACTGGTATAAGAATGGGATCTTATTAGGGTTGCATAATTCTTGTGGGTAATCGCTAATTTGTTAACGGTGTTTTTCTTCTCGGATTCGGTTTGGTTTGTAgtttttattgttgttgttattgTTGTATGTAGGAGTTAATGAATGATTGTTAGATGCATTGACATATATAAAGGTTGCTTGTTTGGTTATTTTCCATCTgttctcaaaatattttgacttgaatttagtttaataaaactttagttaatttttctaaaataatcaatcaaataaaGGATAGGAGAAATCAGAatcattgtatttttttttgtattggaTTAAAGTTCTTAATTATAACCTTTATCtgtttgtaatattatatatattatgtaaataaccttaatcacaatttaattatatgtaatataagagattgcatattataaaaattagatgATTAGATTTGTATTATTTCTAAGATTACCAATCAAATAAGAACAAAACAaaccataattttaaatttatttattttttgttgtactatctaacttttttttgtCTGGAAAACTTGGAGATACTTTCATTGGACAAAAAGAAATGTTGTAGAGATCCATTAAGCCAACAAtaagaggaaaataaaagctACAACTGAATTATGTTCCGAAGACAGTAACTGCCGAGAAGAAACCAACCAACAAGGATGAATGCGAAGGCGGACAAGAAGGTGAAGAAAGCCCATCCACCGAAGGTGATACCCAAAATAAACACTATGAAAAATGGGAGATAGGATCGCACCATAGAAGCCGTATCTACCCATTGCCCCTTCAAGAAAAGGATAATCGCCACATTCACAACGTTCCACCCACCAGCGTGAAACCCTAGTCTGTTCAAGTTGTTGGCCACAAAGGAATGACAGTTGCATGTTAAAAGATTGTAAGCTCGATGTTGGAATTCTTGCGTGCTCTTTCTCAAGGCATCGTCCCAGATTAATATGCCACTTCCAGACTCTTCTCGTTCGTACACATCATCTTCGTTTACGCGCAAATCTGTACGAGGCAAATTGCAACACTGGAACCAGTACTGAATATTACTAATTTTGTTGAGAGAATCAAGTACCATAAAAGGCTCGGTATTTTGGTATTTCTCATATGCAAGGGCCTACCAAATGGTAAAACATATAATGCAAGTAAAATTGCTAATGGAAACTATAGAGTTGGACTAATTAGAAACCACAATCATTAGTTATGCAACGAAAAAAATATCTATAGTTTGGAAATTCATCTTGTCCTCCTGTTCAATATCTAACCTACTTTGATCAAGAGCAAGAACTAAGAAGACTTACCTTGTCTTTACTTATTTGGACATAGCGAGCAACTGCGCCGAATGTAAAGTTATCTACACAAACGAAATTTGGCCCAGCAAAGTCTAGAATAACTCCATCTTCTCTGCATATACCAACATGACCAATAAAAGGAACCAGCCAAGACAAGACAGGGAGTGGTGTCCACACGAGGCAGCATGGAAAACGAGCTTTTTTGGGATCAATCTGTGCAATAAGTGGTGTACCATCCGCAATCATCATTGTGTGCTCAGAGCTTTCATTTGATTCCATTGCTGCAGAGCTCGAAAGCAGACAAAACAAGTGCAAGCATGGAAGAATCAATTTCAAACGCAATAAAAAACAACATATATATGCTTCACCATGAGCCCATTTTCAACTCCAAACTTAATTAATCAGATCTAATACCACACAACAATATTGctgaaaaaaaggaaaattttaGTTCTTCATGTCAATCTCCCAATTATGTCAAGACTCGTCACTAGAAAGCACTCCAGTATACAGAAGGAATAAGAAACAACAATGATATGATTACATCTTATATGCTGGTATCTAATTGAATAGTTTTCTAGACAATTTCCAAAAGGTGTCCCAAAAAGAGTTGAATCTGCAGCTCAGACGGACTGCAGAAAAAAACTTCCTATTGCTCCCTTTCTATATGTGTGAAAAAAACGTGAAATGCCTTTATACAACCCATCctccaaactcaaaagaatgCGGAAATTAGAAATCGCAAATCAAGAGGAAGAAAGGAAACGTCGATTAGACAGCTTATTTTTAGAGTCACCGCCACAGTTTTTTCCTTGAGAAACCGGGAAAGAAAGGGAAAGCACAAGTCCTGCGAACCTCATATTAAGGGTACTGTATTTGATTACCAGTAGGAAATTATTTATCCTATGTGCCCATCCAAAGACAAGACACTTCTTCGAATATttggttaatttaaattatttaattgttttgcttttatttatctatttttatggGGTTTTGTATTTAAGAGAAAGTAggattgaagaaaataatggatTTGAATTCTTCTAGCTCCTTTGAACAACTACCTGAGCTTTAAGAAAGTGCTAGTCTGCTAGACTTAAGGATTTATCCTAAATGATCTAGACATAAGACCATAAATGCATTATTCATTTGTTTTCATTCCTAAATCTAGTTCATCTATCAATAGTTCAAAGCAATGATAATCAATAATAAGCAAGCAAGAGTATTCAACAGATCAAGCATGTGAATCAATCATCAAGTAATCAATTTCATCAAACCAATAATCAAAAACAGATAATTATTTAAGCATATCAAGTTCTACTTTTCATGCAATCATATCTTAGACTAAGCATACATGAACATCATTTCTAAGCATGCAATTCAAATTCAAGTTCAAAGCAATTCAAAGCACGTTTACATGATGTCATGTTCTACTATCAACCAAGGCATGGAAGTATTTCATCATTCAACATTCAAGCATGAGCATTATTCCAATCAAATCACATATTCAAGTCATCATTACCAATTCATATCATCATTCGAAATATGAATTCTCTTCATACACATTGCTATTTTAGAAATAAGTTTGaaactcaaatcaaattcatttcAAGAGAAGGAAAGTTGAGGAAATCAAGTATGatcaaatgatttaattatatttactttgttttgatttttaggcAATCAACTTGTTAAGGcttcattttgaattcaataaGAAACAAAAAGCAATTTTCTGAAAACCTGAAATTTCCGACAACtttgaaattgttttctttCATTTGGCTCTAACATGTGACCCTAAGAAAATTCTCTAACCTTCATTAATGTCTTACTGTCATATGATAGGTTTTTAGCTTCAAATGACAAAGGCtagtttgattttcatttttttgcaaATGTAACCGAGACACAGGACAGTCTACTGTTTTcacttattttaaatgtaattttcatttcaaatgtAAACGAGGCCGACCATTTGAATCTAGACTCATTAACCTAGtttaacatcaaataaaatgCATACCATTAAGTTCAACATCATTGTCAAAATCAATTTCGGAACAATGAGTTCATAATTGATTTTCCAACTCTGCAGCATTTCTGAATACTTGTGATTTTAGTTTCAAAATGATTTCAAATGTAAAGTTCTGAAACACAAGATGTTCAGAACAGATTTTCCTAGAAGACTAAACTCAAGGACAACATATTTTCAGAtcatttgagaaaaaaaaaatcaaattacagTAGATTTAATAATCTGAAATCCTAAACTGTCATGCTTTCGGTTTTCATCAAATTGGTTTTCAATTTGACTATGTTTTGTGCAATTAAATTCACATCATCATGTTGAACTACAACTTGGCAAAATTCTAGCTCATTTCGTAAAGAAAAGAATAgcttttaaatcatttaaaagatAAGTGGACAGATACTGAAAATTGTGACACTTGACATTTTCTTCAAAACAACTCTCAATTTGTCCAAATCAACTTGATGAGATTTTAGACAAGATATAGAATTGTGACTTAACAAATTTCCAAAGCATTTGAATAATTGGATAATTGACAAATTACAAATTCTCAAGCAATTTTGAATAGAAAGTTTTAGAAATTAAGCTTTGACATTTCTTGccaaattaattaactatcaaCAACACCTTGGAAACTCGATTAAGACATGAATATAGATATTCAAAGAAAATTCAATCTCAAGTAAAGATCGAAATCACAAAATCCCATTATATCACCTCATCCACAAACTTCTTTTAGAACTTTGAGACCACAAAATCAACCATATTTGATTCAATCTACATACACTTTCAGCTAGAGTTCATCTCAAGCATTTACACAAACACTTTGCATGAAATTCAACGAAGATCAAAGCTGGAAGAATAAGCATAACATTAAACCTCTATTTCATTTCACCCAAGAATCATACTCAAATATATTTGCAATCTACTTATCATTCCGTACTTGCAAAAGATTAAATTTTCACTTCTAAATCATCTAACAATCCATTAAAGTCTCTAGATTAGGGTTGTACCTTAAAAGAATACTAGGCCAAATCAAATGAAGAAGAACCGGTTGCTCACATCGGCCCAAAGAAGCTCCAGTCCTCCTCTAGATTCTAGGATCTTCAATGGAGACCTATCACAGATCGGCAATACTCAAGAGATCACAatggagtttttttttttttgcgaTATTTTGACCTCTCTTGAATATGCAGATGGTGAAAGAATTATGTTGTAAGATAaattaaatactatttttttcttaaatatattttaaataattataaattttaatattaattattttatctatttaaaatattattttattaaaatttatattgtaattaatagttttagtgaattatttaaaataatttaaaatttcaattaaattattcatatattaataaatcataatctttttttattattattatttatttttatttaataaatataatataatattaaattttaattattcatatatatatatatatatatatatattaataagtctaatttaaatttataaaaaattcagtaatttaataaattatattataataaattcaaatattttattattgatattatttgtttataattaatatatataatttcaaatattaataaaaaaatttatataaatatatatgactattattttatttgagatttattaaattatatatatatatatatacaaatatatataatcataaatataagaaaaatatatcaagATAATATctaagtataaatattttttaagagtaATTAAacactctttttttttcttaaatatattataaattttaatattaattatttaaccaatttaaatatatatatatatataattatgtattaataaatctaatttaaattcCAAAGAATTCAgtactttaataataaattatctcttattttatttgatatttattaaattatatatatcaatattacaataaatataatcgTAAATAGAGTAAAATATATCAAGATAATATAATACtctttttttcataaatatattttaaagaaatataaatataaatataaatattaattatttaatctatttaaaatataattttattaaaattatattgtaattaataattttttcaatattaattgtttaatctattaaaaatataattttattaaaatttagattgtaattaataattttagtcaattaatttaattattaaaaccaatttaaaatttcaattaaattattctaTGTATTAATAAATCATAGTCtacattaaatgtatttttaattttataaacaattaaacatatattataataaatccaaatatttataattaatattattgatttttattaaataaaataatattaaattataattaaatattcatatatatatatataatatataattatgtattaataatttattaatatatattaatataagtgtattacttttatcaaatttgatattgaattaaaaatataaaattttattaatttgtttaaacaatccaaattgtatttttatttattattttattttttttaagttataaattcaaaaatatacttaaaaacatttttcttattttatttttaactgttttaagtttataaacaaatcaatgcacatatatattcaaattaattaccGTTCTCACAAtttagacattttaataattaagaataattatatatatatatatatatataacaaaaataaataaaactctttaattcattttttttttttaaatataattttatataaaaattttaactaattttaattgGTTTGAATATAGGATGCTATGTTGCTATCACCACTTCAACTATCCgttataaatcaatttaatttaattttaatatatataaaacattaaataactctaattttaatatttaattttattataactgCCCATGAAAATTGGGAAATTAAACtttctttcaaatatattttttattaatattttatttaattaattagttgtaAACAATCATTTCAagtatatttttagtttatagttataaagttttaatgaaaataattatttattcctaacctcaatttttttaaacaaattccaCATTTAAAGTTGCTAATTTGTTgaataattgaatattatttttattattttttttattaatgtttgtaaattatttttacatcttTACCTGGAATGTGGttacatcaaatttaatttaaatatatatattttttgcaaTATGATATTCTGATAAATCCAAAtcttttaaagattttatttacaaataatttaaagaaaactaAATTGTCCCTAGATTTAGGAagaagtttatttctttatttattttttcttacttttaaattttttaactctAATATTATTGGACACgaaactcaaaatatttataaaaaactaacaaaaaataatattctaatataaacaaaaataaatttattattaataaaactcATTATACCAAAACAAACTTTTAAagtaaatcaaaccaaaacatTAACATCTAAAAATATAGTTCAAAACATAACACTATTTTGCAATGGTCTTAGAGTATTAGAATATGAATACATTACCATTCTATAGGACTCATCTTCCAACATGCATATTTTTTTAGCCTTTTCATCATCCATATTCAAACAATAGCTATATATCTGTTTGTTAAACGCTATAAGTAGTGTGTTTCCATTGATCACCCTAAAATCTGAAACCTTTGAACCAAACTCCGTTAAACCGATATCCATAGCcctcttcttcaatatatgtgTCCATGAGCTATTTTCATAGTTTTTTGTCACCCATACGTTGATCATGTCTTTTCTAATTTTAACTAGACATAACCGACAATTTTGTCCTTCCTCCTTATTATTTCCCCATTGAAAGATACCCATTTGACATGTGAAATGGTTCCGACCCTTCCTTGCACGTTTGGGAAGATTTAGGAACGTGGTCGTGCTGTTCATTATATTGTACGCTACAATATAGGGGAAATAGAAAGACCTGTTTGATTGTAAGTAAGAACAATTGAAATCCGATAAATAATGAACCACTCCCTTATCGTAGTAAACATTGTTCTTGTTTATTAAGTTTCTGCTTCCTAAGTTAATGTCTCTACCAACGAATTTCCACTCTCTTGTTTCATGATTGTATATCATAGATTTGAAAGTAGTTGGCCAATCTCCATCCTCGTCTATAATGATCATTAGAAGAAAATCATCACCACCAAGTTTAGAATCACATTCAAATATTACCTTATAGAGCATATTATTCTCCCATATCAAAGAGCTATCTGGGGCAGGAATTGTCATCATGGTTTGAGTGGCTGGATTGCAAATCAAGAAAGCCTCGTTTGAAACGTAGTTTCCCGccttttttttacaaaatagaAGTCCACCGCTGGAGGCGAGAATACTTGTATTCTCGCTCAAGTACTTGAGTGAATTGTTTGGAATTCCCACGTCGTTGTCGTATTCAGGTAACAAAGTATGGTGGGAGAAAAAGTGTGGTTCTTGTTGGACTATAAAACTcatatcattcaatttattcatGGTGAGCGCCTGTTGTTTGGCGAACCAATCATCGAACAAAAAGCTTAAGATGGGATCTGAGAATGATCTAATCCTTAGAATAGCTTTAGCGGGTAACTTAGAAAAGATTTcgttagaaaataaataaaaaacctgATCAGCCGCCGCCATGAAATTAAGAAAGATAAACTTAATAGTAAGATCTAACTAAACTCAGATATTCTTATATCTCTAGATTgattcttctttctctcttgattCTAGGATGACCCGATCTTTTTCTCTGTTTTTTTCTATATTACCTCTCTTTACAGAATGCCTCTTTAGGTtaggattttatatttataggaGATTATGAATacatcttattttatttcaaattaatattaaaaatatttataaccaTAAATACAGGAAAATATACCAacatatttaactatatatattatattataagtatctaatatccaaatatttattatttattttattgatttgtatttaattaaaatattcttaataatatatatatatatatatatatatatatatatatatatatatatatatatatatattcataaatcataatttaattttaaaaatgtggcatattcttataaatttaaaccatttattattaatattattgttttgtaATAAAtacaactaattttaaattttaattaaattgttatatatattttccttgTATTACTAACTATTCATTGGgttgtaaaaattaatttattttataatttgataagatatatttttaatttaaaattaatatcaaaaaagtttatatttaaaaagttatttaataaatattcatttaaattaataaatattgtatggtcaaataaattaataaaaaaaaattaattataaataatatatgtatagagaacatataaaaattatattaattttattaaatgttttatacatttaattatttatatttttatatatttaaattattatttttatataataatataataaatattattatcaattactatttttacaaatattactccatactaattaatttaaaatattttaaaatttataatacaatatTAAGTGCTTATAATATCTACCAACACTTATCTTCACTTTAAAGACTGTATCCTCACTTTAAACACTATGCACTAACCCACTCATATTTATTTTGCTAATTTTGATCACATTTGAAATCTGATCATTCACTTAATTCATCATATCACACTACACCCTTATTTTGGGTATTTTGATCACATTTAAAATCTGATCATTCCTTGATTCAAAATATCACATTACACCCTCAATTTGATCACATTTAAAATCTCACCATTCCTTTAATTTATCATCGCACCCCGCATAtactattatcattttaatcttataataccccttataaaataaattttgtattaattgaGACTTGAAtcctaattttaaatttgaaatttgaacattttaacCAATACAACACTTGtgattgttaaatttattttataattttatatatgtatatatatatttttgtatataaactcattaaaatgagacaattaataataataaaaataataattatttttatttaaatatataacgaattaataaataggtcttacaaaattgataaaaatttaatacaaaattttaaaattatataaattgcaATCGTCCATTTATCAaactttaaattgaatttaaatataaatcattattaacttatttagttacatttatcaaattttacattaaattttaatataaataatttattagtttagttaattaaaaagttgaacatcatattttgtataaaatttaaaatataaagtcttattagcgtaattgattaaatgattatatatgttGCAAGTTGAAAACATactgataacatttttaattttatttttaagtttattgacGGGTCAACCgacacaaatatttatttactctcacatatatctaaattaagtaAACTTTCTACCTGATAATActgacactttgaaattaaacttttatatatatattaatattagtttaaatgtaaaaactattaatattaaaaaatttctagAAGTAATCTATATCTATTAAAATGATTAAGgtgttaacttttttttattatataaggtgataaaaattatcaatattataagtatattaaaaatacctacctcaatattatttaatttaaaattataaatattttaataaattattaataactaCTCATTAACCGTGACACcttgtttattaaattaaaattttttttaatcaattatatttttcttaattaatttttcaataatataaattatttaaaattataattattacacctaacttattaatatatatataacttatataatatattatttcacaaatttaaatatatagattaaaataaattgggtgtaaattatacaattttaatatatagatgacataatataaaataaattgtgggtaaattatacaattttaaaatgtagataaattgtgtgtatatatatataaataaataatttaaatttagt is drawn from Impatiens glandulifera chromosome 3, dImpGla2.1, whole genome shotgun sequence and contains these coding sequences:
- the LOC124929885 gene encoding uncharacterized protein LOC124929885; translation: MAAADQVFYLFSNEIFSKLPAKAILRIRSFSDPILSFLFDDWFAKQQALTMNKLNDMSFIVQQEPHFFSHHTLLPEYDNDVGIPNNSLKYLSENTSILASSGGLLFCKKKAGNYVSNEAFLICNPATQTMMTIPAPDSSLIWENNMLYKVIFECDSKLGGDDFLLMIIIDEDGDWPTTFKSMIYNHETREWKFVGRDINLGSRNLINKNNVYYDKGVVHYLSDFNCSYLQSNRSFYFPYIVAYNIMNSTTTFLNLPKRARKGRNHFTCQMGIFQWGNNKEEGQNCRLCLVKIRKDMINVWVTKNYENSSWTHILKKRAMDIGLTEFGSKVSDFRVINGNTLLIAFNKQIYSYCLNMDDEKAKKICMLEDESYRMVMYSYSNTLRPLQNSVMF
- the LOC124932619 gene encoding protein RTE1-HOMOLOG-like, producing MESNESSEHTMMIADGTPLIAQIDPKKARFPCCLVWTPLPVLSWLVPFIGHVGICREDGVILDFAGPNFVCVDNFTFGAVARYVQISKDKCCNLPRTDLRVNEDDVYEREESGSGILIWDDALRKSTQEFQHRAYNLLTCNCHSFVANNLNRLGFHAGGWNVVNVAIILFLKGQWVDTASMVRSYLPFFIVFILGITFGGWAFFTFLSAFAFILVGWFLLGSYCLRNIIQL